TTTTGCTGGCTTTCCTCCTTTCTGCAATTCAATAAACATAAGAATGATCTTAGGCTAATCTTCTTTTGAAACTGTGAAGGTGGTCGAAAATTGCACAACACTTGCCTGGAAGAACAGACAATGAAATAAAGAATTATTGGAGAACAAGAGTCCAGAAGCAGGCCAAGCAGCTTAACTGTGACGTTAATAGCAAACAATTCAAGGACGCCATGCGTTACGTTTGGATCCCCCGTTTAGTTGAACGGATCCGTGCTTCATCCGAGTCTCCCTCGAGTCAACCTTCTACCACCACCAAAACCACCTACAATGATTGTATCAGCAACATAAGCAGCAGTCAAATGAGCTACGCAAATGCGAGTGGGTCGGTCCAGGTTGACCCAAGTCTTCTGCCCGAATTATCAGGCACGTCATCAGACTCCCTTGACACCCAAGTCTCTTCCGTTTCGGACCTGACCGATTGTTACAATCCACAGAGCCTTTCAAACTACTTACACAAGGGGTTAGGTTTGGAAAAGGAGGGAGCGGCCACATGGGGCAGAGATGAAGAATTCCAGGCGACAGAGGAGCATAGCAATGGTTTGTTGGTTGGTGGTGGGGAGTCATCGATGGACACTGTGTGGAATGAAGAGAATGTTTGGTTTTTACAGCAGCAGCTTCATGATGGGATCTAACCACATGAATTCGCTAGCGTGACACTTCCACTTTTTCTATTTTAAACCATTGTCCCCATACTGTTATACGATGATGGAGAATGTGAAAAACACAAGTTTCGACTAACATCGCCAAATGCGACTGCTTTTAGAATGTAAATGATTCACGCAACATTGTCAGGGTTTATATGTAGCATTAATTATTAGTGTGCTCTGAAGAAATATCCTTTGCCCTGCTCAAATATACTCtgttttttctttttatcattaATCGAGCATtcatagtttaatttttattgaaaacaaATTTTACTAGTGTTACGCAATTTGTCAATGGAAAATATCTTAAGATATGATGGTAGTATTTGTAAATacgtatattattatatatttaaaaataaattaaaaaattagataaaaacactcttaaaataacaataatagtatTTGAGTAATATGGCAGTTTAATTTTTTCGAAAAAGAGTACTAAATAATCTAATTGCTATTATAGGCAGATGAATTGGAATTAGTTGTATGAAAACTTGAAAAAATCTTTAGAAACTTGATAATAATTAAAGAAGAGAATTGCATAGGTGGTGGCACTTACACCACAACTTTGTGGAATATCCTGGAAGTACAATacatatatatcatgtatatatgctTGTTTTCTTGTTTTGTCTCTATTGTAATATACCAAAGCAAATGCATGGTTTGACAGTTTGGGTGAGAATGTGGGATGAAAACTCTCCCTCCCCAACATTGTCTGTGGAGACACATCCCATGGAtccttcttttcttttggcacatTTTCTTAATGTTTATCCAAGCAAAGAATTAGATCTCGTGACTGTTGCTGCAACTTGGAGATTCTAGAAGAGGCACCTTTATCATTggtttgtttaatttaaaattgGAATAAAAAAGAAGAGGGGCCTAAATATTCCTGTGCTGTGCTGCCTTCCTCAGAAGGGAAAAAAGGGTTCATTTTGCATCGGATTTTCAACGGTAGCCGTAGGGTTCCAAGCACTAACTGCCGAAACCGTTGAAATCATGTCCAATTCCAAAAGTCTAACCAGTCACCCCCATTGAATCAGTAGTCAACTCTAACTCCCATCAATGCCACCCTGCCATGGAATCTATTCTTCCCAGTTTCATCCAAGTTCTCattcaaatttatatatttagacTCATTCCACGTTGGAAACAATCACACATTCTCCACGCAATGAGTCATTGCATGATGGAAAATTAAGTAACTAAATATGAAGAGAATGGCAAGTTGAGAAATACTTTTTATCGGACAACAAAAACTCTTCAATGCATACACTAAACGAGCTGATTATTCCAAGCCAAAATTTAAACAGTAGGCAGGCACCCATTGGTGCTAGGCTTGACTCTTGTAGCCTTCCCCCTAATTATAGGGTGAGATAATTATTAATCATATTGAAAATTGAAGGGAAAGCCAAGGCCTTGGTCTTTTTTCCCCAGATGCAGCAGCCAATTGTTTTATAAGTTGCTTCCTTCCAAGTAAACGTTTTAGTGGAGTTTAGAAATTAAATTGTGGGCTGAAAATGATTCTCTCTTTCTATCACGATGCTGTCACTGCTTACCTCAGCCTGCTGCCCGCCTTTTTGTTTTGGAGATAAATGTCATATTTTATACCCATAATTTTTTTAAACGTTAGAATGTGATAATTGAATtatcaatttatatattatataatacttATATTTTCCTAAAATATCTAATatgatatataaattataaatttgtgtattattGTGGTATCTAAAGTTAGCATTGTTAGTAAATACTAAACTaactaattaaaattcaacaatgtaaaaacttttttttctaaaattatcaATTCCACatgaataatatattattatatgaaaaattaaataaaacaaaagattaacctatattaaattttaaaaataactaaaCTTAGACCTTTTAAAGTTAAACTATGTTGTTTATGTTTAGTTAtttcttaaatttaatttaattttaattccatttcttttgttttatttaacttcTCATATAATGTTATAttatccatatgaaattaatgatTTGAGAAATCAATTCATGTGTCGAATTTTCATTTAGTAAAAGTGGTAACTCTAAGGACAATAATAATACATAGATTAATAGTTCGAGACACTACAttaaacattttcacattttataagaatataaataccaaataatatataaaataataatttaaatataacattagGCATTTTCAAAGTACATATATCACATTGAAGATTTTATGAAAGTCTAGACATCAAAACTTAAGCACCAAATGGAATATTTTCAAAGTGCAAATAACATTATCTTAGTATATTTTTGTTATCGGCCCGTTCGCATTTGGGCGATTATTGAGACTGAGCCCATTAATCTGCCCATCAAAACGCCAGCCTTTAAAGCTTGGAACATCAGGCCTGACCCTGCTCATTCTCGACTCCGTTATATCACTGACTCACTTCACCAGCAATAAACTCCACTTATATAACCAATTGATATTGTGGCATCTTACTACTCATCTGATATTAACACGGATTAAATATTTACttcatattaatattattatcattaacaCGTCTAAGATCCattctttaattttgaaaattaaactaattttgattactaataataattaaaagtttttaataaaacattaacaTGTAGCCGTAGGGACAAGCAAATTAAGGTCCCATGGTGGTTAAGAAAGTTCATATTTAATTTTAAgactttcaaaatatttttatttactttatttaaaacattaattatttcattaataaaatgtggttaatttataatatataaaaatcacaTACCGTCAGTTTCAAAAAGAAAAGTTACATGCTGTCAAATGTCAACGTAAGCTCATATAGAGATTGCCTCTAGCTAAACGAGGAACAAGTGAATTCTAATCTAGTTATGATCAAGGGTTAGATAAAGGCTGTGTTTCTTCTTTCGGGGGTCTTTGTTTATATTTCAGCTTCTTTTTTCTGTTAAAAACACATACATGCTGTAAATAAGCGAACATAAATATATCAGCTACCATCTGatctgaaattaattaatttttgtttcCAGGTTCCTTGTTATAAAATACAAGAATGTCCTACACTTAATTCTTTACTCAGAGTAATGCAGAAAGGAGAAAAAGGAAAAATACCAAGAAAGTAAACACCATACGTAGGGCTGGGTTGTCAAGGCCATATGCAAGGGCGATGAGCTATTTTCCAAGTGTACGCATCCTCCTCCTTGCCCGTGGGCATCCAAATGCAGCCTTGGTGTCTCACATCATGGTTACTGTCTTCAATCTCTACCTTGTTCGACAAAAGATCATGATTTTGACATCTGATCATAAGCGCCTTCACTAACA
This is a stretch of genomic DNA from Gossypium arboreum isolate Shixiya-1 chromosome 11, ASM2569848v2, whole genome shotgun sequence. It encodes these proteins:
- the LOC108472417 gene encoding transcription factor MYB108-like translates to MDVYKRGFISETSRNEEEMELRKGPWTEEEDSMLKAHVNIHGEGRWNAVARLSGLRRTGKSCRLRWLNYMRPEIKRGNISLEEQLLILELHSRWGNRWSKIAQHLPGRTDNEIKNYWRTRVQKQAKQLNCDVNSKQFKDAMRYVWIPRLVERIRASSESPSSQPSTTTKTTYNDCISNISSSQMSYANASGSVQVDPSLLPELSGTSSDSLDTQVSSVSDLTDCYNPQSLSNYLHKGLGLEKEGAATWGRDEEFQATEEHSNGLLVGGGESSMDTVWNEENVWFLQQQLHDGI